The Kineothrix sp. MB12-C1 genome includes a window with the following:
- a CDS encoding ATP-binding cassette domain-containing protein: MEYGIDTVIGEGESQLSFGQMQLLSLPRAIVTNPPILLLDELTSGLDGVTERTLLSAIRQVSSNRTIITISHRIFGIIDADTVNIMDAGKIVESGSPEELSSKEGWFAIYKRLEEHGRKVG; encoded by the coding sequence ATGGAATACGGGATTGATACTGTCATCGGTGAGGGAGAATCGCAGCTATCTTTTGGCCAAATGCAGCTATTATCATTACCTAGAGCCATAGTAACCAATCCTCCAATATTATTGTTAGATGAATTAACTTCAGGTCTAGATGGGGTAACTGAGAGAACGTTACTAAGTGCCATTCGTCAAGTCAGTTCAAATCGGACAATTATTACTATCAGTCATAGAATATTCGGCATTATTGATGCGGATACAGTAAACATCATGGATGCAGGTAAAATTGTAGAAAGTGGTTCGCCAGAAGAACTTTCAAGTAAAGAAGGCTGGTTTGCTATTTATAAACGTCTTGAAGAGCATGGTCGGAAAGTCGGTTAA
- the chrA gene encoding chromate efflux transporter, translating into MKNIKWSTFLKDVFICSLGSYGGPEAHYGVFSSILVEKRKYLTEEELTEMIGLFALVPGPASTQTITAIGYYAGGPILALLTFLVWVLPAIVTMGLIGVFFTQIDSNDSWKPIITYLPAVAVAFIIYAALTLSKKVLKETKDWILFTIMLILSLLLVGYSMWVVPILLVLGGLVILIPHLKEKSENRVTYKPRWLILVVVIGLAVLNEGLRTWITAPWVTLYTSFYRYGYSVIGGGQIVIPLMIQDLVQSQSLISLRDFLSGYAIDQAIPGPLFSFAAFVSSRSFAGTGFSFLAGLIGGFSIFMPGTLLVFFIFPLWRSMRKIIHIKYFLNGVTVTAASLITMTAITQSFELPVDISVYGVVIVSTLLLLSKKVPAPLIVVIAAVLGFLI; encoded by the coding sequence ATGAAAAATATTAAATGGAGTACTTTTCTTAAAGATGTATTCATTTGTTCTTTGGGGTCATATGGAGGACCTGAGGCACATTATGGTGTGTTTTCATCGATTTTGGTAGAAAAAAGGAAATATTTAACTGAAGAAGAACTCACAGAGATGATAGGGCTTTTCGCACTAGTACCAGGTCCAGCTAGTACACAAACGATTACTGCCATCGGTTACTATGCTGGTGGTCCGATATTGGCTTTATTAACATTTTTAGTTTGGGTATTACCAGCGATTGTTACTATGGGTTTGATTGGTGTGTTTTTTACTCAAATCGATTCGAATGATAGTTGGAAACCAATCATTACTTATTTACCAGCTGTTGCTGTAGCCTTCATAATATACGCAGCTTTAACACTTTCTAAAAAAGTTCTTAAGGAAACTAAAGATTGGATTCTGTTCACCATCATGTTAATCCTTAGTCTACTCTTAGTTGGCTACTCAATGTGGGTGGTACCGATTTTATTGGTGCTCGGTGGGTTAGTCATTTTGATACCACATTTGAAAGAAAAAAGTGAAAACAGAGTTACTTATAAGCCAAGATGGTTAATCTTAGTGGTTGTGATTGGCTTAGCCGTTTTGAATGAAGGTTTAAGAACGTGGATTACAGCCCCATGGGTAACCTTATACACCTCATTTTATCGTTATGGCTATTCGGTCATTGGTGGGGGCCAAATTGTCATCCCTTTGATGATACAAGATCTTGTACAGTCACAATCCCTTATTTCACTCAGGGATTTCCTCTCAGGTTATGCTATAGACCAGGCCATTCCTGGACCACTGTTTAGTTTTGCAGCATTCGTATCTTCAAGATCCTTTGCTGGTACTGGATTTTCATTTTTAGCAGGCTTAATAGGTGGTTTTAGCATATTCATGCCAGGTACACTTTTAGTGTTTTTTATATTCCCATTATGGAGGTCTATGCGTAAAATTATACATATTAAATATTTTTTAAATGGTGTTACTGTTACAGCTGCAAGTTTAATCACAATGACAGCAATAACACAATCCTTTGAATTACCAGTTGATATCTCAGTTTATGGAGTTGTAATAGTTAGTACATTATTGTTATTATCAAAGAAAGTACCAGCACCATTAATCGTTGTTATTGCAGCGGTATTAGGTTTTCTTATTTAG
- a CDS encoding HD domain-containing protein, translated as MNTLENCELFKLLTEKSSENKEQYISILRLIEKPVGDLLEFTKTNFPNYTDHTIQHSYRILRYLSKILSRKMKDNLNATEIFSLILAAMLHDIGMSNSTEKDIEKLRNEHGRFAEEPINKLLEQLKIVSNIKRISNCVIYVCESHTKELQKLYAEPKLKKLIL; from the coding sequence TTGAATACACTAGAAAATTGTGAGTTGTTTAAGTTGTTGACGGAAAAAAGTAGTGAGAATAAAGAACAATATATTTCTATACTTAGATTGATTGAGAAACCTGTTGGAGATTTGTTAGAGTTTACAAAAACAAATTTTCCAAATTATACTGACCACACGATTCAACACTCATATAGAATACTACGGTATTTATCTAAAATACTTAGTAGAAAAATGAAAGATAACTTGAATGCAACAGAAATTTTTAGTTTGATTCTCGCTGCAATGCTTCATGATATAGGTATGAGTAATTCAACTGAAAAAGATATTGAGAAGTTGCGTAATGAGCATGGCAGATTTGCCGAGGAACCTATAAATAAGTTATTAGAACAATTAAAAATAGTAAGTAATATAAAAAGAATTTCAAACTGCGTAATATATGTTTGTGAATCGCATACTAAAGAATTACAGAAATTATACGCTGAACCAAAACTAAAAAAACTGATACTATAA
- a CDS encoding multidrug transporter, with translation MMEPTKKDWKLFKDKIGIWQETYIEKINKEYILLLSGELPESTKFWELEKRLKIDKKRPGVCIELTKSNMIFDIVSLMNDGVISLENLDEFSDELKEFVKFLLERL, from the coding sequence ATGATGGAGCCTACGAAAAAAGACTGGAAGCTTTTTAAAGATAAGATTGGTATTTGGCAGGAAACTTATATAGAGAAAATTAATAAGGAATACATATTACTTTTAAGTGGGGAATTACCTGAGTCAACCAAATTCTGGGAGTTGGAAAAAAGACTTAAGATTGATAAGAAAAGACCAGGTGTTTGTATTGAGTTAACTAAGTCCAATATGATATTTGACATAGTTTCGCTAATGAATGATGGCGTGATTAGTTTAGAAAATCTTGATGAGTTTAGTGATGAACTGAAAGAATTCGTAAAGTTTTTGTTGGAAAGGCTATAA
- a CDS encoding nucleoside triphosphate pyrophosphohydrolase, which translates to MKKYNKLIRDRIPEVIEKDGHKAKFKTLSEKAYLGALDKKLMEEVKEYQADKSIEEMADVLEVLYAICKARGYTLDELEAKRKEKHIERGGFEKRLFLEYVEDDEQSQTGTISDMIALKKWSSFPDDLKEALLNNVFCANCGVSSIVDYAIVRDKYGIVLQGKCAKCGDSVARYVED; encoded by the coding sequence TTGAAAAAATACAATAAACTTATTAGAGATAGAATTCCTGAAGTAATTGAAAAAGATGGACACAAGGCAAAATTTAAAACACTTTCAGAGAAAGCGTACCTCGGAGCTTTGGATAAAAAGCTTATGGAAGAAGTGAAAGAATATCAAGCAGATAAGAGTATCGAAGAAATGGCAGATGTACTGGAAGTCTTATATGCTATTTGTAAGGCTCGTGGATATACACTAGACGAGTTGGAAGCAAAACGTAAGGAGAAACATATAGAACGAGGTGGCTTTGAGAAAAGGTTATTCTTAGAATATGTGGAAGATGATGAACAGAGTCAGACCGGTACTATTTCCGATATGATTGCTTTAAAAAAGTGGAGTAGCTTTCCAGATGATTTAAAAGAGGCACTTTTAAACAATGTGTTTTGCGCCAATTGTGGAGTAAGCTCAATTGTTGATTATGCAATTGTTCGTGACAAATATGGAATTGTACTTCAAGGGAAATGTGCCAAGTGTGGTGATTCTGTTGCTAGATATGTAGAGGATTAA
- a CDS encoding helix-turn-helix domain-containing protein: MNQQPEKALLNLEEFCSYLGIGKTKARELLKDPSSTFTFKIGNRYYANKKKLDQWLDRNSGN, encoded by the coding sequence ATGAACCAACAACCCGAAAAAGCCCTACTCAACCTAGAAGAGTTCTGCTCATATCTAGGAATCGGTAAAACCAAAGCAAGAGAATTACTGAAAGACCCATCAAGCACATTTACTTTCAAGATTGGCAATCGCTATTACGCCAACAAGAAGAAGTTGGATCAATGGCTTGACCGGAACAGCGGGAACTAG
- the istA gene encoding IS21 family transposase, producing the protein MQDYNTIIGVIQMRQNKCSISVIQDRYHIGSGTVQLILKRYNASGFALEQLKSMEPPEVEMLFYPPENLQRKDIQLPEFQHYFNRIHSKGSKVNVSYCWMEYKQEHPDGYEQSQFYELYNRFVEQNFGKRDVKMAVERVPGEKMYIDWVGDQPELLMDPETGEIRKVHLFVTTMGLSSYIYAEAFLDEKLQSFSTGTVHALQFYEGIPKYLVPDNLKAAVTKHTKDELILQSAYSDLEDFYDTIVLPPPPRKPKGKPTVENHVRYLETHLVEKLKENIYISLEELNADIQKIVATLNSRKFQNKNYSRADAFVKYDKPCMKPLPGGCFTVCDYKTVTRIPDNYHIEYDDHYYSVVYTHCGKPAIIKATASEIRICDGYNRLICKHKRSYKDFPKYITEDSHMRPEHLYYKEVNEKDGAYYRRWASVFGPNMEECIDRLLKASKHEEQAYNACAGLLHTVKEMPHGIVEETARQCIQMNSCRYKTFKQVLSRMQSNPISPGDLPEHENIRGKGFYK; encoded by the coding sequence ATGCAAGACTACAACACTATTATTGGCGTGATTCAAATGCGCCAGAATAAGTGCTCAATCAGTGTGATCCAAGACCGATATCATATCGGCTCCGGAACGGTGCAGCTTATTCTAAAACGTTACAATGCTTCGGGTTTCGCCCTGGAGCAACTAAAATCCATGGAACCACCTGAGGTTGAGATGCTGTTTTATCCACCCGAGAACCTACAACGCAAAGACATCCAACTACCAGAATTCCAGCACTATTTCAATCGTATTCATTCCAAAGGAAGTAAGGTGAATGTATCTTACTGTTGGATGGAATACAAACAGGAACATCCTGATGGATACGAACAATCCCAGTTCTACGAACTTTATAACCGCTTCGTAGAACAAAACTTTGGAAAGCGTGATGTCAAGATGGCAGTGGAACGCGTTCCCGGAGAAAAAATGTACATCGATTGGGTCGGTGACCAACCAGAGCTATTAATGGATCCAGAAACCGGCGAAATACGGAAGGTACATTTATTCGTAACCACGATGGGACTTAGCAGCTATATCTATGCGGAAGCATTCTTAGATGAAAAGTTGCAAAGCTTCTCGACAGGAACGGTTCATGCACTTCAATTCTATGAAGGGATACCTAAGTATCTTGTTCCTGACAATTTAAAAGCTGCTGTTACAAAGCATACCAAGGATGAGCTGATTTTACAGTCTGCTTATTCTGATCTGGAAGATTTCTACGATACGATCGTACTCCCTCCACCGCCTCGAAAACCGAAAGGGAAACCTACCGTGGAGAATCACGTGCGCTATCTTGAAACCCATCTTGTAGAAAAACTCAAAGAGAACATTTATATCTCTTTGGAAGAGTTGAACGCTGACATACAAAAAATAGTAGCGACCCTCAACTCTAGGAAATTTCAAAACAAGAATTACTCAAGAGCCGACGCATTTGTAAAGTACGACAAACCGTGTATGAAACCACTGCCAGGCGGATGCTTCACGGTATGCGATTACAAAACAGTCACAAGAATTCCTGATAATTACCACATCGAGTATGACGATCACTACTATTCAGTAGTGTATACCCATTGTGGAAAACCTGCAATTATAAAGGCAACAGCATCAGAAATCCGTATCTGCGATGGATACAACAGATTGATCTGCAAACACAAACGGTCTTACAAGGACTTTCCCAAATACATCACAGAAGATAGTCATATGAGACCGGAACACCTTTACTACAAGGAAGTCAATGAAAAGGATGGTGCTTACTATAGGCGCTGGGCTTCAGTATTCGGACCTAACATGGAAGAATGCATTGATAGGCTACTGAAAGCTTCTAAACACGAGGAACAAGCCTATAATGCGTGTGCTGGGCTTCTTCATACGGTAAAAGAAATGCCGCATGGAATCGTAGAAGAAACAGCACGTCAGTGTATTCAAATGAACTCCTGCCGTTACAAAACATTTAAGCAGGTATTAAGTCGAATGCAAAGCAATCCGATTAGTCCAGGAGATCTTCCTGAACACGAAAACATCCGAGGAAAGGGCTTCTATAAGTAA
- a CDS encoding DUF6061 family protein, whose translation MAIAYNINSKITNYNYCGRAVKEAGYILRLDCGKWEDGIKTTMNSQGRLDALAIDDPLEYVMLAMDKEMQVWVDAMDDDSVW comes from the coding sequence ATGGCAATTGCATATAACATAAATTCAAAAATCACAAATTATAATTACTGTGGACGCGCAGTGAAAGAGGCTGGATATATATTACGGCTAGATTGTGGGAAGTGGGAAGATGGAATTAAGACCACTATGAATTCACAGGGCAGATTGGATGCATTGGCAATTGATGATCCACTGGAATATGTGATGTTAGCAATGGATAAGGAAATGCAGGTGTGGGTGGATGCTATGGATGATGATAGTGTTTGGTAG
- a CDS encoding HNH endonuclease signature motif containing protein, which produces MINNWLDTFIDVERNPLMAGYDLKEESYIQKQLTEDDLWSIFSGMFSSKVSHDTSYKYGFFKSILDSLYNADENLVLTFDQLFYKFTEIYWNLVLKYNLRQKAKTKDGRETSLERVLKEALNKQEIIADVSFEAISDEMKIKISHKVKMKCKENVVGALFGDSKHTLYSFSKKSEYIQLNPLVYAFMTKHKIILEKMNYFEWAKYLEKVNEKSSTRNLLNNLDTITFRSDLSVYRRILFEEFEERSCFYCGKELKYGDIHVDHFIPWSFIKDDSLWNLVLSCPQCNRKKSDKLTPELFVNHLIKRNHIILEKDADQISKSYQDQKLRLIYYWAKCNGYHEIWTPGRKVRTLEKIQ; this is translated from the coding sequence ATGATAAATAATTGGTTAGATACATTTATAGACGTTGAAAGGAACCCACTTATGGCCGGTTATGATTTAAAAGAAGAATCCTACATACAAAAGCAACTTACCGAAGATGACCTTTGGTCTATTTTCAGTGGAATGTTTTCAAGCAAAGTTTCTCACGATACAAGTTATAAGTACGGTTTCTTCAAATCAATATTAGATAGTCTTTACAATGCAGATGAAAATCTTGTCCTTACTTTTGATCAGCTATTTTACAAATTTACAGAGATTTATTGGAATCTGGTTTTAAAATATAATCTTAGGCAAAAAGCAAAAACTAAGGATGGAAGAGAAACTTCGCTGGAACGTGTATTAAAAGAAGCTTTAAACAAACAGGAGATTATCGCTGATGTTAGTTTTGAAGCAATTTCCGATGAAATGAAAATCAAGATTTCCCATAAAGTGAAGATGAAGTGTAAGGAAAATGTAGTGGGTGCTTTGTTCGGGGATTCAAAACATACTTTATATTCATTTTCTAAGAAAAGCGAATACATACAGTTAAATCCACTTGTTTATGCGTTTATGACAAAGCATAAGATAATTCTGGAGAAAATGAATTACTTTGAATGGGCTAAATATTTGGAGAAAGTCAATGAAAAATCCTCAACCAGAAACTTGCTTAACAATTTGGATACCATTACGTTCCGAAGTGATTTGTCTGTTTATCGGAGAATATTGTTTGAAGAATTTGAAGAGCGTTCCTGCTTCTATTGTGGTAAGGAATTAAAGTATGGTGATATTCATGTAGACCACTTTATTCCATGGTCATTTATCAAAGATGACAGTCTATGGAATTTGGTGCTTTCCTGCCCACAATGTAATAGAAAGAAGTCAGATAAGTTGACGCCAGAACTATTTGTGAATCATTTAATCAAAAGAAACCATATCATTCTAGAAAAAGATGCTGACCAGATTTCAAAGTCATATCAAGACCAAAAGCTTCGATTAATTTATTATTGGGCAAAATGCAATGGATATCATGAAATCTGGACACCAGGAAGGAAGGTACGTACACTTGAAAAAATACAATAA
- a CDS encoding type IV toxin-antitoxin system AbiEi family antitoxin domain-containing protein, with the protein MNLEVQTIRQIAENSDGIITTKQVEEAGLSRTILKSLVEEGILDKESKGIYFLADYFVDEYKVIQIRSQKAIFSYGTALYLLGLSDRTPHFFDVSVPQGCNVSRIKKDNPTLHFHYVKKEWWNIGITSIRTPFGGIVNIYNKERCICDLIRNKNDVDIQLFTQALKDYFKQKCDIRLLSEYGKVFGINNKVRTYVEVLY; encoded by the coding sequence GTGAATCTAGAAGTTCAAACCATTCGACAGATAGCAGAAAATTCAGATGGCATTATTACCACAAAACAAGTGGAAGAAGCCGGGTTAAGTAGAACTATTCTTAAATCATTAGTCGAAGAAGGCATTCTTGATAAAGAATCAAAAGGTATTTATTTCTTAGCTGATTATTTTGTAGATGAATATAAAGTAATACAAATTAGAAGTCAGAAAGCTATATTTTCTTACGGTACAGCTCTTTATTTGCTTGGATTATCGGATAGAACGCCACATTTTTTTGATGTTTCAGTTCCACAGGGATGCAATGTATCCAGGATTAAGAAGGACAATCCCACTCTTCATTTTCATTATGTAAAAAAGGAGTGGTGGAATATTGGAATCACCAGTATCCGAACACCCTTTGGAGGAATTGTGAACATATACAATAAAGAGCGATGTATTTGTGATCTTATCCGTAATAAGAATGATGTTGATATTCAACTATTTACACAAGCACTGAAAGATTATTTTAAGCAGAAATGTGATATCAGACTTTTAAGTGAATATGGAAAAGTATTTGGAATAAACAATAAAGTTCGAACCTATGTTGAGGTTCTGTATTAG
- a CDS encoding ATP-binding protein, with protein MAYTQKNYTYNDKLSTDENLLLNKLFKLRLSHMSEALEKQFLNPNTALEDFHTRISEIIHYEWDQRQNTKFNKLLKKASLKYPTADFDSGLYESDRMLDTHTIELLQKCEWIDEPKNLLITGSAGAGKTYIANALCITALQQLRTVKYIRANALLLESEKARQLGHAYDYTNQMAAYDLLVIDDFGLMELSMDKCRDLFEIIETRDCKKATMIVSQLPVIKWWDLFKDNTYADACLSRMTSKAYRLECNGRDMRK; from the coding sequence ATGGCTTATACACAAAAAAACTATACATACAATGACAAGCTAAGCACTGATGAAAATCTGTTATTGAACAAACTATTTAAACTCCGCCTGTCCCACATGTCGGAGGCATTGGAGAAGCAGTTCCTTAACCCCAACACGGCACTCGAGGACTTTCATACCCGTATATCTGAGATTATTCACTATGAATGGGATCAGCGTCAGAACACAAAGTTCAACAAGCTACTTAAGAAAGCGTCCTTGAAATATCCGACTGCAGACTTTGATTCTGGTCTTTACGAATCAGATCGTATGCTGGATACTCACACCATTGAGTTACTACAAAAATGTGAATGGATTGACGAACCTAAAAATCTATTGATTACTGGTAGCGCTGGGGCAGGCAAAACTTATATCGCGAATGCACTATGCATTACCGCTTTACAACAGCTACGAACAGTAAAATATATCAGAGCCAATGCACTTCTTCTAGAAAGTGAAAAGGCACGTCAACTTGGTCATGCCTACGATTATACAAATCAGATGGCAGCTTATGACTTGCTGGTAATTGATGATTTCGGTCTTATGGAACTAAGCATGGATAAGTGCCGTGACCTCTTTGAAATCATTGAAACAAGAGATTGTAAAAAGGCAACAATGATTGTATCTCAGCTTCCCGTCATCAAGTGGTGGGACCTCTTCAAAGATAACACCTATGCGGATGCCTGCTTAAGCAGGATGACATCTAAGGCGTACCGCCTTGAGTGCAATGGAAGAGACATGAGAAAGTAA
- a CDS encoding ATP-binding protein, giving the protein MLRVGDLLDMEEDRTSYIVNVIFPNYYLKDDSLKHHRRCEELVQFDYSYEKIVAVVETVDRENYKLWTGWFMYLKDEIVQANTYYFREFVEGESIPQFEYEIKPAEGANFCTEEIRFEIDDKGALWEIISNSVYTAEFDFIRELVQNAVDACLMECFLNKDNKLECAFQRTWPTKDYCVEIMYSEIRNELVIHDNGVGMAMETLKRYLFKTADSGYRHLDVDRDFSFPAIARFGIGFVACLTKAKTIKLYTQEVNAKEEIGVEIEEKSNLAFIERREKTEFHGTIITLKLKEHYSHARIEKYLKSYFRETAVRIELLNLDILNKIIGDSEFLMPENLNDFTSVLKKRERL; this is encoded by the coding sequence TTGCTTCGAGTAGGGGATTTATTAGATATGGAAGAGGATAGAACCTCATATATAGTTAATGTGATTTTTCCAAACTACTATTTAAAGGACGATTCTTTGAAACATCATAGGCGTTGTGAAGAATTAGTTCAGTTTGACTATTCTTATGAAAAAATTGTGGCAGTCGTAGAAACCGTTGATAGAGAAAATTATAAATTATGGACAGGCTGGTTTATGTATCTAAAGGATGAAATTGTTCAGGCTAATACATATTATTTTCGTGAATTTGTTGAAGGTGAGAGTATACCACAATTTGAATATGAAATAAAACCCGCGGAAGGTGCAAATTTTTGTACTGAAGAGATTAGGTTTGAAATAGATGATAAGGGAGCACTTTGGGAAATAATATCAAATTCTGTATATACCGCAGAGTTTGATTTTATTCGAGAGTTGGTACAAAATGCAGTAGATGCATGCTTAATGGAGTGTTTCTTGAATAAAGATAATAAATTGGAATGTGCTTTTCAAAGGACATGGCCTACAAAAGATTACTGTGTGGAAATAATGTATTCTGAAATACGAAATGAGTTAGTAATACATGATAATGGTGTTGGAATGGCGATGGAAACACTAAAGAGATATTTATTTAAGACCGCTGATTCGGGTTATAGACATTTGGATGTAGACAGGGATTTTTCATTTCCAGCGATAGCTCGATTTGGTATAGGATTTGTAGCATGCTTAACAAAGGCTAAAACAATTAAATTATATACCCAAGAAGTTAATGCGAAAGAGGAAATCGGTGTTGAAATAGAAGAAAAAAGTAATTTGGCTTTTATTGAGCGCCGTGAAAAAACAGAATTTCATGGTACAATAATAACTTTAAAACTTAAAGAGCACTATTCACATGCACGTATCGAGAAATATCTTAAATCATATTTTCGAGAAACAGCTGTTAGAATAGAGCTACTTAATTTAGATATCTTAAATAAGATTATTGGGGATAGTGAATTTTTGATGCCAGAGAATTTAAACGATTTTACTAGTGTTTTGAAAAAAAGAGAGCGTTTATAA
- a CDS encoding PadR family transcriptional regulator codes for MSEKVLRKLFLGFISIHILHHAKKEPIYGLWMIEELKHHGYNISAGTLYPILNGMERDGLLVSSEENVEGKIRKYYRTSVHGDDVLEEARAKAYELFKEMKE; via the coding sequence ATGTCTGAAAAAGTATTAAGAAAGTTGTTTTTAGGATTTATCAGCATACACATTCTACATCATGCAAAAAAAGAACCAATTTATGGGCTTTGGATGATCGAGGAGCTTAAACATCATGGATACAATATTAGCGCAGGTACACTTTATCCGATTCTAAACGGTATGGAGAGGGATGGACTTCTTGTTTCTTCAGAAGAAAATGTTGAAGGAAAGATAAGGAAATACTATAGGACATCTGTTCATGGAGATGATGTTTTAGAAGAAGCAAGAGCAAAAGCCTATGAATTGTTCAAGGAAATGAAAGAGTAG
- a CDS encoding Fic family protein, producing the protein MSEKGYVPPYTITDKTVNLISAITEIITKITINDDMSNNPRLRRDNRIRTIHASLAIENNSLSLDQVTDIINGKRILGAPDEICEVKNAFEAYNRLLEMNPYSIKDMLQAHKVLMNELTKEAGTFRSGGVGVFAGEQLVHMAPPANQVPHLIKELVDWAKKAEVHPLIKSCVFHYEFEFIHPFADGNGRMGRMWQTLLLYKWKSLFGWLPIETLIRERQDEYYKVLGECDQSADSGKFVEFLLKTIYDALCEIADTEQVGEQVTEQVERLLEVIDDKEYSTKELIELLGLKHRPTFRDNYLLPALELGLIEMTVPDKPNSSKQKYRKAKIFLNNG; encoded by the coding sequence ATGAGCGAAAAAGGTTATGTTCCACCATATACAATAACAGATAAAACAGTAAATTTAATTTCTGCTATTACTGAAATAATAACCAAAATCACAATAAATGATGATATGAGTAATAATCCAAGACTTAGACGAGATAATCGTATTCGTACTATTCATGCTTCGTTAGCAATTGAAAATAATTCCTTATCTTTGGATCAGGTAACTGATATTATCAATGGAAAAAGAATTCTTGGTGCACCAGATGAAATATGCGAAGTAAAGAATGCTTTTGAAGCATACAATAGGCTGTTGGAAATGAATCCATATTCCATTAAGGATATGCTTCAAGCACATAAAGTGTTGATGAATGAATTGACAAAAGAGGCAGGAACATTTCGTAGTGGTGGTGTAGGAGTTTTTGCTGGAGAACAGTTAGTCCATATGGCTCCACCAGCAAATCAAGTTCCACATCTGATTAAAGAATTGGTAGATTGGGCAAAAAAAGCAGAAGTGCATCCACTCATAAAAAGTTGTGTATTTCATTATGAATTTGAATTTATTCATCCTTTTGCAGATGGCAATGGACGAATGGGACGGATGTGGCAGACATTATTGCTGTATAAATGGAAATCGTTGTTTGGTTGGCTTCCAATAGAAACATTGATCAGAGAGCGGCAAGATGAATATTACAAAGTGCTTGGCGAATGTGACCAAAGTGCTGATTCAGGAAAATTTGTAGAGTTTCTATTAAAAACCATCTATGATGCATTATGTGAAATTGCAGATACCGAACAAGTAGGAGAACAAGTAACCGAACAAGTTGAAAGATTATTAGAGGTTATTGACGATAAAGAATATTCAACGAAAGAACTTATAGAATTGCTGGGGTTAAAACATAGACCAACTTTTAGAGATAACTATTTGTTGCCAGCTTTGGAACTTGGGTTGATTGAAATGACGGTGCCTGATAAGCCAAATAGTAGTAAGCAGAAATATAGAAAAGCTAAAATATTTTTAAATAATGGATAA